The following are encoded in a window of Pseudomonas sp. St316 genomic DNA:
- the imm45 gene encoding Imm45 family immunity protein — MKGIRLVDSSVAAISRGKIFRLPARWPYEEIVDFMVVDIPDEQYGHSIAVASGNKSGLLVVRLPVESCLPGAHGISRDWMVKNWAKWVYPDCPVENVYLFERAEVPSDLTER, encoded by the coding sequence ATGAAAGGTATCAGACTCGTTGATAGTTCGGTGGCTGCGATAAGTAGAGGAAAGATATTTCGTCTTCCTGCCCGATGGCCGTATGAAGAAATTGTGGATTTTATGGTTGTTGATATTCCTGATGAGCAATATGGGCATTCTATTGCCGTTGCCTCAGGTAATAAATCGGGGCTTTTAGTGGTGCGTCTGCCAGTTGAAAGTTGTTTACCAGGAGCGCACGGGATTTCAAGGGATTGGATGGTAAAAAACTGGGCTAAATGGGTGTACCCCGACTGCCCTGTTGAAAATGTTTACTTGTTCGAACGGGCGGAGGTTCCATCTGATTTGACAGAGCGTTAA